The following coding sequences lie in one Hoplias malabaricus isolate fHopMal1 chromosome 14, fHopMal1.hap1, whole genome shotgun sequence genomic window:
- the plod1a gene encoding procollagen-lysine,2-oxoglutarate 5-dioxygenase 1 isoform X2, whose product MGLPLRRLPHHLSSLPDGIRGHHQPGGKLLVLTIATKETDGFKRFMGSARHFNYTVKVLGRGEKWNGGNYMSAPGGGQKVRLLKSALADIKEEDKIILFIDSYDVVFSSGPKELLKKFQQVKHKVVFSAETHIWPDRHLEDKHPHVREGKRFLGAGGFIGYASNIKNMVSEWSGKDDDSDQLFFTKIYINPEKRKSINITLDSKCRLFQNLYGALDEVVLKFEDGRVRARNVLYDTLPVIVHGNGPTKLQINYLGNYIPNVWTFETGCKLCNEDLRPLSGLKENQYPVVVIGIFIQQPTPFVSVFFERLLNLQYPKNRLQLFIYNQESHHEQHIHSFLEKHEADYQAVKLIGPNEGVDPITSRSLGFDMCRDDIDCEYFFSVDVDVVLKNADTLKILIELNKSFVAPMMTKPGRLWTNFWGALSADGYYARSEDYVDIVQGRRVGVWNVPYVSQVYLVRADVLRSELKADDLFQSSTLDPDMAFCSRVREQGVFMYVTNMHTFGRVLNTENYQMDHLHNDLWQIFENPVDWEERYIHQNYSRIMKDNIVETPCPDVYWFPIFTEVACTHLVEEMENFGQWSGGGNVDKRIQGGYENVPTVDIHMNQINFEKEWHKFLLDYIAPVTEKMFPGYYTRAQFDLAFVVRYRPDEQPFLRPHHDASTFTINIALNQVGIDYQGGGCRFLRYNCYIRAPRKGWALMHPGRLTHYHEGLPTTEGTRYIAVSFVDP is encoded by the exons ATGGGGCTTCCTCTTAGACGTTTGCCTCATCATTTATCTTCATTGCCGGATGGGATCAGAGGTCATCATCAACCTGGAG GAAAGCTCCTTGTTTTGACGATAGCTACAAAAGAAACGGATGGATTTAAGCGGTTCATGGGCTCTGCACGACATTTTAACTACACAGTTAAG GTTCTTGGAAGAGGTGAGAAATGGAATGGTGGGAATTACATGTCTGCACCAGGAGGCGGACAGAAAGTACGTCTGCTGAAATCAGCCCTGGCCGACATCAAAGAGGAGGATAAGATCATTCTCTTCATCGACAG CTATGatgtagtgttctcctccggaCCGAAAGAGCTGCTAAAGAAGTTTCAACAAGTGAAACACAAGGTGGTCTTCTCTGCTGAGACACACATTTGGCCGGACCGCCATCTGGAGGACAAGCACCCGCATGTTAGAGAGGGGAAGAGGTTTCTTGGAGCAGGAG GCTTTATTGGCTATGCATCCAACATTAAAAATATGGTCTCAGAATGGTCAGGCAAAGATGATGACAGTGACCAGCTGTTTTTTACCAAAATATACATCAACCCAGAGAAACGA AAATCTATAAATATAACGCTGGACAGCAAGTGCAGATTGTTCCAAAATCTCTATGGAGCGCTTG ATGAAGTGGTGTTGAAATTTGAGGATGGAAGGGTGCGGGCCAGAAATGTGTTGTACGATACTTTGCCTGTTATTGTACATGGCAATGGTCCTACAAAG CTCCAGATAAATTACCTTGGAAACTATATCCCAAATGTGTGGACGTTTGAAACTGGCTGTAAACTATGCAATGAAGACTTGCGGCCACTTTCAGGCCTTAAG GAGAACCAGTATCCAGTTGTGGTCATTGGCATCTTCATTCAGCAGCCCACTCCATTTGTATCAGTGTTTTTTGAGCGGCTACTCAATCTGCAGTACCCCAAAAACCGCCTCCAACTCTTTATTTACAATCAG GAGTCACACCATGAGCAGCATATCCATTCATTTCTAGAGAAACATGAAGCAGACTACCAGGCTGTGAAACTGATTGGTCCAAATGAGGGTGTTGACCCTATAACCTCACGCAGTTTGGGCTT tgaTATGTGTCGAGATGACATTGACTGTGAATACTTCTTCAGCGTGGATGTGGATGTTGTACTGAAGAATGCAGACACACTTAAGATACTAATTGAGTTAAACAA GTCATTTGTAGCACCAATGATGACCAAACCTGGTCGGCTGTGGACTAATTTCTGGGGTGCCCTCAGTGCAGATGGGTACTATGCCAGGTCGGAGGATTATGTAGACATTGTTCAGGGACGCAGAGT GGGAGTCTGGAACGTTCCATATGTGTCTCAGGTTTACTTGGTGAGAGCAGATGTTCTGAGGAGTGAACTGAAGGCTGATGACCTGTTCCAGTCTTCTACACTCGACCCAGATATGGCCTTCTGCTCTAGGGTTCGAGAGCAG GGAGTCTTCATGTATGTAACAAATATGCATACCTTCGGCAGAGTGCTAAATACAGAAAATTACCAAATGGATCACCTGCACAATGATCTTTGGCAGATCTTTGAAAATCCTGTG GACTGGGAGGAGCGATACATTCATCAGAATTACTCAAGAATAATGAAGGACAACATAGTGGAAACT CCTTGCCCCGATGTTTACTGGTTCCCTATTTTCACTGAAGTGGCCTGCACACACCTTGTTGAAGAAATGGAAAATTTTGGACAATGGTCAGGAGGTGGCAATGTG GACAAGAGGATCCAGGGTGGTTATGAAAATGTTCCCACAGTTGATATTCATATGAATCAGATAAACTTTGAGAAAGAGTGGCACAAATTTCTCTTGGACTATATTGCACCTGTCACAGAAAAAATGTTTCCTGGGTACTACACAAGG GCTCAGTTTGATCTGGCGTTTGTAGTTAGGTACAGGCCCGACGAACAGCCTTTTTTAAGACCTCATCATGATGCATCCACATTTACTATAAATATTGCTCTCAATCAAGTGGGGATTGACTATCAG GGTGGAGGTTGCAGGTTCCTTAGGTACAACTGCTACATAAGAGCCCCCAGGAAAGGCTGGGCCCTCATGCACCCGGGTCGTTTGACACACTATCACGAAGGCCTCCCCACTACAGAAGGCACCAGATACATCGCTGTCTCATTTGTGGACCCTTGA
- the plod1a gene encoding procollagen-lysine,2-oxoglutarate 5-dioxygenase 1 isoform X1, translating to MKLETLTLVLGLLGLTAFSSLHCESKGHIPEGKLLVLTIATKETDGFKRFMGSARHFNYTVKVLGRGEKWNGGNYMSAPGGGQKVRLLKSALADIKEEDKIILFIDSYDVVFSSGPKELLKKFQQVKHKVVFSAETHIWPDRHLEDKHPHVREGKRFLGAGGFIGYASNIKNMVSEWSGKDDDSDQLFFTKIYINPEKRKSINITLDSKCRLFQNLYGALDEVVLKFEDGRVRARNVLYDTLPVIVHGNGPTKLQINYLGNYIPNVWTFETGCKLCNEDLRPLSGLKENQYPVVVIGIFIQQPTPFVSVFFERLLNLQYPKNRLQLFIYNQESHHEQHIHSFLEKHEADYQAVKLIGPNEGVDPITSRSLGFDMCRDDIDCEYFFSVDVDVVLKNADTLKILIELNKSFVAPMMTKPGRLWTNFWGALSADGYYARSEDYVDIVQGRRVGVWNVPYVSQVYLVRADVLRSELKADDLFQSSTLDPDMAFCSRVREQGVFMYVTNMHTFGRVLNTENYQMDHLHNDLWQIFENPVDWEERYIHQNYSRIMKDNIVETPCPDVYWFPIFTEVACTHLVEEMENFGQWSGGGNVDKRIQGGYENVPTVDIHMNQINFEKEWHKFLLDYIAPVTEKMFPGYYTRAQFDLAFVVRYRPDEQPFLRPHHDASTFTINIALNQVGIDYQGGGCRFLRYNCYIRAPRKGWALMHPGRLTHYHEGLPTTEGTRYIAVSFVDP from the exons ATGAAGCTTGAGACACTAACCCTTGTGTTGGGTCTTTTAGGCTTGACTGCATTTTCCTCGTTGCACTGTGAGTCGAAGGGACACATTCCTGAAG GAAAGCTCCTTGTTTTGACGATAGCTACAAAAGAAACGGATGGATTTAAGCGGTTCATGGGCTCTGCACGACATTTTAACTACACAGTTAAG GTTCTTGGAAGAGGTGAGAAATGGAATGGTGGGAATTACATGTCTGCACCAGGAGGCGGACAGAAAGTACGTCTGCTGAAATCAGCCCTGGCCGACATCAAAGAGGAGGATAAGATCATTCTCTTCATCGACAG CTATGatgtagtgttctcctccggaCCGAAAGAGCTGCTAAAGAAGTTTCAACAAGTGAAACACAAGGTGGTCTTCTCTGCTGAGACACACATTTGGCCGGACCGCCATCTGGAGGACAAGCACCCGCATGTTAGAGAGGGGAAGAGGTTTCTTGGAGCAGGAG GCTTTATTGGCTATGCATCCAACATTAAAAATATGGTCTCAGAATGGTCAGGCAAAGATGATGACAGTGACCAGCTGTTTTTTACCAAAATATACATCAACCCAGAGAAACGA AAATCTATAAATATAACGCTGGACAGCAAGTGCAGATTGTTCCAAAATCTCTATGGAGCGCTTG ATGAAGTGGTGTTGAAATTTGAGGATGGAAGGGTGCGGGCCAGAAATGTGTTGTACGATACTTTGCCTGTTATTGTACATGGCAATGGTCCTACAAAG CTCCAGATAAATTACCTTGGAAACTATATCCCAAATGTGTGGACGTTTGAAACTGGCTGTAAACTATGCAATGAAGACTTGCGGCCACTTTCAGGCCTTAAG GAGAACCAGTATCCAGTTGTGGTCATTGGCATCTTCATTCAGCAGCCCACTCCATTTGTATCAGTGTTTTTTGAGCGGCTACTCAATCTGCAGTACCCCAAAAACCGCCTCCAACTCTTTATTTACAATCAG GAGTCACACCATGAGCAGCATATCCATTCATTTCTAGAGAAACATGAAGCAGACTACCAGGCTGTGAAACTGATTGGTCCAAATGAGGGTGTTGACCCTATAACCTCACGCAGTTTGGGCTT tgaTATGTGTCGAGATGACATTGACTGTGAATACTTCTTCAGCGTGGATGTGGATGTTGTACTGAAGAATGCAGACACACTTAAGATACTAATTGAGTTAAACAA GTCATTTGTAGCACCAATGATGACCAAACCTGGTCGGCTGTGGACTAATTTCTGGGGTGCCCTCAGTGCAGATGGGTACTATGCCAGGTCGGAGGATTATGTAGACATTGTTCAGGGACGCAGAGT GGGAGTCTGGAACGTTCCATATGTGTCTCAGGTTTACTTGGTGAGAGCAGATGTTCTGAGGAGTGAACTGAAGGCTGATGACCTGTTCCAGTCTTCTACACTCGACCCAGATATGGCCTTCTGCTCTAGGGTTCGAGAGCAG GGAGTCTTCATGTATGTAACAAATATGCATACCTTCGGCAGAGTGCTAAATACAGAAAATTACCAAATGGATCACCTGCACAATGATCTTTGGCAGATCTTTGAAAATCCTGTG GACTGGGAGGAGCGATACATTCATCAGAATTACTCAAGAATAATGAAGGACAACATAGTGGAAACT CCTTGCCCCGATGTTTACTGGTTCCCTATTTTCACTGAAGTGGCCTGCACACACCTTGTTGAAGAAATGGAAAATTTTGGACAATGGTCAGGAGGTGGCAATGTG GACAAGAGGATCCAGGGTGGTTATGAAAATGTTCCCACAGTTGATATTCATATGAATCAGATAAACTTTGAGAAAGAGTGGCACAAATTTCTCTTGGACTATATTGCACCTGTCACAGAAAAAATGTTTCCTGGGTACTACACAAGG GCTCAGTTTGATCTGGCGTTTGTAGTTAGGTACAGGCCCGACGAACAGCCTTTTTTAAGACCTCATCATGATGCATCCACATTTACTATAAATATTGCTCTCAATCAAGTGGGGATTGACTATCAG GGTGGAGGTTGCAGGTTCCTTAGGTACAACTGCTACATAAGAGCCCCCAGGAAAGGCTGGGCCCTCATGCACCCGGGTCGTTTGACACACTATCACGAAGGCCTCCCCACTACAGAAGGCACCAGATACATCGCTGTCTCATTTGTGGACCCTTGA
- the plod1a gene encoding procollagen-lysine,2-oxoglutarate 5-dioxygenase 1 isoform X3: MGSARHFNYTVKVLGRGEKWNGGNYMSAPGGGQKVRLLKSALADIKEEDKIILFIDSYDVVFSSGPKELLKKFQQVKHKVVFSAETHIWPDRHLEDKHPHVREGKRFLGAGGFIGYASNIKNMVSEWSGKDDDSDQLFFTKIYINPEKRKSINITLDSKCRLFQNLYGALDEVVLKFEDGRVRARNVLYDTLPVIVHGNGPTKLQINYLGNYIPNVWTFETGCKLCNEDLRPLSGLKENQYPVVVIGIFIQQPTPFVSVFFERLLNLQYPKNRLQLFIYNQESHHEQHIHSFLEKHEADYQAVKLIGPNEGVDPITSRSLGFDMCRDDIDCEYFFSVDVDVVLKNADTLKILIELNKSFVAPMMTKPGRLWTNFWGALSADGYYARSEDYVDIVQGRRVGVWNVPYVSQVYLVRADVLRSELKADDLFQSSTLDPDMAFCSRVREQGVFMYVTNMHTFGRVLNTENYQMDHLHNDLWQIFENPVDWEERYIHQNYSRIMKDNIVETPCPDVYWFPIFTEVACTHLVEEMENFGQWSGGGNVDKRIQGGYENVPTVDIHMNQINFEKEWHKFLLDYIAPVTEKMFPGYYTRAQFDLAFVVRYRPDEQPFLRPHHDASTFTINIALNQVGIDYQGGGCRFLRYNCYIRAPRKGWALMHPGRLTHYHEGLPTTEGTRYIAVSFVDP, translated from the exons ATGGGCTCTGCACGACATTTTAACTACACAGTTAAG GTTCTTGGAAGAGGTGAGAAATGGAATGGTGGGAATTACATGTCTGCACCAGGAGGCGGACAGAAAGTACGTCTGCTGAAATCAGCCCTGGCCGACATCAAAGAGGAGGATAAGATCATTCTCTTCATCGACAG CTATGatgtagtgttctcctccggaCCGAAAGAGCTGCTAAAGAAGTTTCAACAAGTGAAACACAAGGTGGTCTTCTCTGCTGAGACACACATTTGGCCGGACCGCCATCTGGAGGACAAGCACCCGCATGTTAGAGAGGGGAAGAGGTTTCTTGGAGCAGGAG GCTTTATTGGCTATGCATCCAACATTAAAAATATGGTCTCAGAATGGTCAGGCAAAGATGATGACAGTGACCAGCTGTTTTTTACCAAAATATACATCAACCCAGAGAAACGA AAATCTATAAATATAACGCTGGACAGCAAGTGCAGATTGTTCCAAAATCTCTATGGAGCGCTTG ATGAAGTGGTGTTGAAATTTGAGGATGGAAGGGTGCGGGCCAGAAATGTGTTGTACGATACTTTGCCTGTTATTGTACATGGCAATGGTCCTACAAAG CTCCAGATAAATTACCTTGGAAACTATATCCCAAATGTGTGGACGTTTGAAACTGGCTGTAAACTATGCAATGAAGACTTGCGGCCACTTTCAGGCCTTAAG GAGAACCAGTATCCAGTTGTGGTCATTGGCATCTTCATTCAGCAGCCCACTCCATTTGTATCAGTGTTTTTTGAGCGGCTACTCAATCTGCAGTACCCCAAAAACCGCCTCCAACTCTTTATTTACAATCAG GAGTCACACCATGAGCAGCATATCCATTCATTTCTAGAGAAACATGAAGCAGACTACCAGGCTGTGAAACTGATTGGTCCAAATGAGGGTGTTGACCCTATAACCTCACGCAGTTTGGGCTT tgaTATGTGTCGAGATGACATTGACTGTGAATACTTCTTCAGCGTGGATGTGGATGTTGTACTGAAGAATGCAGACACACTTAAGATACTAATTGAGTTAAACAA GTCATTTGTAGCACCAATGATGACCAAACCTGGTCGGCTGTGGACTAATTTCTGGGGTGCCCTCAGTGCAGATGGGTACTATGCCAGGTCGGAGGATTATGTAGACATTGTTCAGGGACGCAGAGT GGGAGTCTGGAACGTTCCATATGTGTCTCAGGTTTACTTGGTGAGAGCAGATGTTCTGAGGAGTGAACTGAAGGCTGATGACCTGTTCCAGTCTTCTACACTCGACCCAGATATGGCCTTCTGCTCTAGGGTTCGAGAGCAG GGAGTCTTCATGTATGTAACAAATATGCATACCTTCGGCAGAGTGCTAAATACAGAAAATTACCAAATGGATCACCTGCACAATGATCTTTGGCAGATCTTTGAAAATCCTGTG GACTGGGAGGAGCGATACATTCATCAGAATTACTCAAGAATAATGAAGGACAACATAGTGGAAACT CCTTGCCCCGATGTTTACTGGTTCCCTATTTTCACTGAAGTGGCCTGCACACACCTTGTTGAAGAAATGGAAAATTTTGGACAATGGTCAGGAGGTGGCAATGTG GACAAGAGGATCCAGGGTGGTTATGAAAATGTTCCCACAGTTGATATTCATATGAATCAGATAAACTTTGAGAAAGAGTGGCACAAATTTCTCTTGGACTATATTGCACCTGTCACAGAAAAAATGTTTCCTGGGTACTACACAAGG GCTCAGTTTGATCTGGCGTTTGTAGTTAGGTACAGGCCCGACGAACAGCCTTTTTTAAGACCTCATCATGATGCATCCACATTTACTATAAATATTGCTCTCAATCAAGTGGGGATTGACTATCAG GGTGGAGGTTGCAGGTTCCTTAGGTACAACTGCTACATAAGAGCCCCCAGGAAAGGCTGGGCCCTCATGCACCCGGGTCGTTTGACACACTATCACGAAGGCCTCCCCACTACAGAAGGCACCAGATACATCGCTGTCTCATTTGTGGACCCTTGA
- the kiaa2013 gene encoding uncharacterized protein KIAA2013 homolog → MWLQQRLKGLPGLLSSSWARRMLVGLLIFFMFYWYLCSDGILKLFSFSRAAGGAAVLCLQPDVSRWTLLIERGEGIIYTPQMKESVPFVTGNGHFLVDVDSNKLWVTSSSQPGSAPVHQTEYLPIVRLQIPGKSSEAQAKMLLYQKGSVLSSRCILLGSSQSSRDCVIIREEYIAHRSRPNVYLQRVHISNPTDKATSVEVSTESPTFRSAVEKMDDKEFMLSSGKVFTERKDIVVVAVASKRLSTRLQISAKSEYTENIVSVIHTSEPIEPSNVDETFNKLREAVKREMVEVLRANLEDLVQEHQKAWSDLFISGVEVRKITDAHTPSSQTVNTTLYYILSASMAPLLDSSIAAEEHERLESSLNYADHCFSGHATMHAENLWPGRVSSVAQVLQLVNLWTLTLQKRGCKVLVAAGAHGLMQGSVLSFGGLQFTENHLQFQADPDVLHNSYSLRGIHYNKDLINLAVLLDDEGKPFLHVSVKPQEKPVKLYACEAGCMNEPVELTSEVRGHTFPVMVTQPITPLLYISTDLTHLQDLRHTLHVKAILAHEDHMAKQYPGLPFLFWFSVASLITLFHLFLFKLIYNEYCGPGAKPLFRSKVDDDL, encoded by the exons ATGTGGCTTCAGCAGAGGTTAAAGGGACTCCCAGGCTTGCTCTCAAGCAGCTGGGCCAGGCGTATGTTGGTTGGCTTGCTTATTTTCTTCATGTTTTACTGGTACCTCTGCTCAGATGGGATcctgaagctttttagtttctCCAGAGCGGCTGGAGGGGCTGCAGTACTCTGTCTTCAGCCTGATGTTAGCAGATGGACACTTCTTATTGAACGTGGTGAAGGAATTATCTACACACCCCAAATGAAAGAGTCTGTTCCTTTTGTGACAGGTAATGGACATTTCCTGGTTGATGTGGATTCAAATAAACTCTGGGTGACCTCATCTTCGCAGCCGGGCTCAGCCCCTGTGCACCAGACCGAGTACTTACCTATTGTAAGGTTGCAGATACCAGGTAAGAGCTCTGAAGCACAAgcaaaaatgcttttgtacCAGAAAGGATCAGTGCTGTCCTCCAGGTGCATACTTTTGGGTAGTTCCCAGTCTTCTCGGGACTGTGTCATTATTCGGGAGGAATACATAGCCCACCGTAGCAGACCAAATGTCTACCTGCAAAGAGTTCACATAAGCAACCCAACAGACAAAGCAACGTCTGTCGAAGTGTCTACGGAGTCGCCTACTTTTAGGAGTGCTGTGGAGAAGATGGACGACAAGGAGTTCATGCTCTCCTCGGGGAAGGTTTTCACAGAAAGGAAGGACATAGTGGTGGTGGCAGTGGCCTCCAAAAGACTGAGCACACGACTCCAAATTTCAGCTAAGTCTGAATACACTGAAAACATAGTGAGTGTGATTCACACCTCAGAGCCCATAGAACCCTCCAATGTGGACGAGACCTTCAACAAACTTCGAGAAGCTGTCAAGAGAGAGATGGTTGAAGTGTTAAGAGCCAATTTGGAAGACCTAGTGCAGGAGCACCAGAAGGCGTGGTCAGATCTTTTCATCTCTG GTGTTGAAGTTAGAAAAATCACTGATGCCCATACTCCATCCAGCCAAACAGTCAACACTACCCTGTACTACATCCTCTCTGCCTCCATGGCACCCTTGTTGGACAGTAGTATCGCAGCAGAGGAGCATGAAAGGCTCGAGTCCAGCCTGAACTACGCAGATCACTGCTTCAGCGGCCATGCCACCATGCATGCAGAGAACCTCTGGCCAGGGCGTGTGAGCAGCGTGGCTCAGGTTCTGCAGCTGGTCAACCTCTGGACATTGACCCTCCAGAAGCGAGGCTGCAAAGTGCTGGTGGCAGCAGGTGCACATGGCCTGATGCAGGGTTCAGTGCTCAGTTTTGGTGGTTTGCAGTTCACAGAGAACCATCTGCAGTTCCAGGCTGACCCAGATGTCTTGCACAACAGCTATTCATTGCGTGGCATCCACTATAACAAAGACCTGATCAACCTGGCTGTTCTTCTGGATGATGAGGGGAAGCCCTTCTTGCACGTGTCCGTCAAACCCCAAGAAAAGCCGGTCAAGTTGTACGCCTGTGAGGCTGGGTGCATGAACGAACCTGTGGAATTAACCTCTGAGGTAAGAGGCCATACTTTCCCAGTGATGGTGACCCAGCCTATCACGCCCTTGCTGTACATTTCCACAGACTTGACACATCTGCAGGACCTCAGACACACGCTGCATGTGAAGGCAATCCTGGCGCATGAGGACCACATGGCCAAACAGTATCCAGGGCTGCCCTTCCTCTTCTGGTTTAGTGTGGCCTCCCTCATCACCCTCTTCCAcctgtttctttttaaactcaTCTACAACGAGTACTGTGGTCCAGGCGCCAAGCCTCTCTTCAGGAGCAAG GTTGATGATGACCTCTGA